A part of Desulfobacter sp. genomic DNA contains:
- the rimM gene encoding 16S rRNA processing protein RimM: MTGSTWLTIGKITGAHGLAGNLKVWSYADSPDTFAKGRKIMLRDEGGDNGGTFTIVKASPRKKGILLVLKEVSDRDTSESLVGKEILMDRAQLPELEDNTWYWEDLTGLQVTDHELGNLGKVDRLFSTGADDILVVLGADKTEVLIPMNSHFVDEVNLDAGKLTTTLPEGFITE, from the coding sequence ATGACTGGCAGCACCTGGCTCACCATAGGCAAAATTACAGGGGCTCACGGCCTGGCCGGGAATCTCAAGGTCTGGTCATATGCAGACTCTCCGGACACCTTTGCCAAGGGGCGCAAAATTATGCTCCGGGACGAGGGCGGGGACAACGGCGGGACATTCACCATTGTCAAAGCCTCTCCCCGGAAAAAAGGAATTCTCCTGGTCCTCAAAGAGGTCAGCGACCGGGATACGTCCGAGTCCCTTGTGGGCAAGGAGATCCTCATGGACAGGGCCCAGCTGCCCGAACTCGAAGATAATACCTGGTACTGGGAAGACCTGACAGGGCTCCAAGTCACAGACCATGAACTGGGAAACCTGGGAAAGGTTGACCGGCTTTTTTCCACAGGGGCGGATGATATCCTGGTGGTTTTGGGAGCGGACAAGACAGAAGTCCTCATCCCCATGAACAGCCACTTTGTGGACGAAGTGAATCTGGACGCCGGTAAACTGACCACCACCCTGCCCGAAGGATTCATTACGGAATAG
- a CDS encoding KH domain-containing protein, giving the protein MKELIEYIAKALVDNPDDVQVSEVVGDQTSVLELKVAKEDLGKVIGKQGRSARAMRTILSAASTKLKKRTVLEIIE; this is encoded by the coding sequence ATGAAAGAGCTGATTGAGTACATTGCAAAGGCACTGGTAGACAATCCTGACGATGTTCAGGTATCTGAAGTTGTGGGAGACCAGACTTCCGTACTGGAACTCAAAGTGGCAAAAGAGGATCTTGGAAAGGTAATCGGCAAACAGGGCAGATCCGCCCGGGCCATGAGAACCATTTTAAGCGCTGCATCCACCAAGCTGAAAAAAAGAACCGTTTTGGAAATCATCGAGTAG
- the rpsP gene encoding 30S ribosomal protein S16 yields the protein MAVKIRLTRKGTKKKPFYRIVAADIEAPRDGKFLEALGTYDPLQDPAVITLKEDRVKYWLGEGAEPTTTVKSILKKQGVTGADAASA from the coding sequence ATGGCCGTAAAAATAAGACTCACCCGCAAAGGCACCAAGAAAAAACCCTTTTACAGAATCGTTGCAGCAGACATTGAAGCCCCCAGAGACGGCAAATTCCTGGAAGCCCTGGGCACCTATGATCCCTTGCAGGACCCCGCAGTCATTACCCTGAAGGAAGACCGGGTAAAATACTGGCTGGGAGAAGGTGCTGAGCCCACCACCACGGTGAAGAGCATCCTGAAAAAACAGGGTGTAACCGGCGCTGACGCGGCTTCCGCTTAA
- the ffh gene encoding signal recognition particle protein, translated as MFENLSDRLDTVFKKLKGHGTLNEKNIEDGLKQVRMALLEADVNYKVAKNVISDIKTRALGQEVMESLTPGQQVIKIVNEEFTKMMGSSHQDLNFAKTGATSIMLVGLQGSGKTTTAGKLARHLRKQGRTPYLVPVDVYRPAAIDQLTKLGKQMDVPVFPSTTEMAPLKICQDAQLAAREAGCDTLLLDTAGRLHLDDELMAELEGIKTGINPSEILLVADAMTGQDAVNIAGEFDKRLDINGFVLTKMDGDARGGAALSIKAVTGKPLKFIGVGEKTTALEPFHPDRMASRILGMGDTLSFIEKAVESVDMKEAQALEKKLRKNAFTLEDFKNQMQSVRKMGSIKDLLGMLPGVNKKMLKDLNISDREFVRIEAIINSMTPEEREKHAIIKSSRKKRIAAGSGTTVQDVNKLLKSYTQSMKMVKKFNKGGMRSLKGMLPF; from the coding sequence ATGTTTGAAAATCTGAGCGACAGACTGGATACAGTCTTTAAGAAGTTGAAAGGTCACGGCACCCTTAACGAGAAGAACATCGAAGACGGTTTAAAGCAGGTCAGGATGGCACTTCTTGAGGCTGATGTCAATTATAAGGTTGCAAAAAATGTCATTTCAGATATAAAGACCCGAGCCCTTGGTCAGGAGGTAATGGAAAGCCTTACCCCGGGCCAGCAGGTAATCAAAATTGTGAACGAAGAGTTTACAAAGATGATGGGGTCTTCCCACCAGGATCTGAACTTTGCCAAAACAGGGGCAACGTCAATCATGCTGGTGGGCCTGCAGGGCTCCGGTAAAACCACCACGGCGGGCAAGCTGGCCCGGCATTTGCGCAAGCAGGGGAGAACCCCCTATCTTGTGCCCGTGGATGTTTACCGCCCGGCCGCCATCGACCAGCTCACCAAGCTGGGCAAGCAGATGGATGTGCCGGTATTTCCGTCCACAACGGAAATGGCGCCCTTAAAGATTTGCCAGGACGCGCAATTGGCTGCAAGGGAAGCGGGATGCGACACCCTCTTACTTGACACGGCCGGCCGGTTGCACCTGGACGATGAATTAATGGCGGAACTTGAAGGGATTAAAACAGGCATAAACCCATCAGAAATCCTCCTGGTGGCGGACGCCATGACCGGTCAGGATGCGGTCAACATAGCCGGAGAGTTTGACAAACGGCTGGACATTAACGGTTTCGTACTGACCAAGATGGACGGTGATGCCCGCGGTGGGGCCGCCTTATCCATCAAAGCCGTTACTGGTAAACCCCTAAAGTTCATTGGTGTGGGCGAAAAAACAACCGCCCTTGAGCCCTTCCATCCAGACCGGATGGCCTCAAGGATCCTCGGCATGGGAGACACCCTCTCCTTTATTGAAAAAGCTGTGGAATCGGTTGACATGAAAGAGGCGCAAGCCTTAGAGAAAAAACTGCGTAAAAATGCATTTACCCTTGAGGATTTTAAAAACCAGATGCAGTCGGTCCGGAAAATGGGATCCATTAAGGATCTTCTGGGCATGCTGCCCGGGGTAAATAAAAAAATGCTTAAGGACCTGAATATCAGCGACCGGGAGTTTGTCAGAATCGAGGCCATCATCAATTCCATGACCCCTGAGGAGCGTGAGAAACACGCCATCATCAAGAGTTCACGGAAAAAGAGGATTGCCGCAGGGTCCGGGACCACGGTCCAGGATGTGAACAAATTGCTGAAAAGCTATACCCAGTCCATGAAAATGGTTAAAAAGTTTAATAAAGGAGGCATGAGATCCCTGAAGGGCATGCTTCCGTTTTAA